GGTGGGGGCCGGTGGCGGGGTGTGGTCGTCGCCGTCGTGCTCGCCGTCGCCGGTGTGCTCGGGGCCGGCGCCGGGCAGGGTGGCGGGGCGGCGGTGTTCGGCGGTCCTTCGCCGTACGGTGCCGCCTTCGACGTCGTCGGCGAGTCCGCCCCGGGCGCCGATCAGCACCTCGCCGACGCCCCCGGTGCCGGGCCCGAGGACCACGCCGCACCCCAGCAGGGCCAGCGCGGCGCCCCCGCGGAGCGCCCCTGCGCGCCGTTCGTCGCCGTACCCCGGCCCCCGTACGACCTCCCCCGTACCCCCTCCGTCCCCGCTCCGGCCCCGCCGGACGGCGGCACCCTCCCCGGCTTCAGCCCCGCTCCCGGCGGGGAACGCGCACCTCCGCCGGTTCCAGGCATCTGACACCACCCCCTTTTCGTCCACCCCGGCGCGCCCCCCGCGCACGCGGGCCACCGCGCCATGCCTGGCTGGAGCAAACCCCATGACACGCGCTACCCGCGTGCGGGCCGTGCTGGCCCTCGCCGTGCTCGCCCTCTCCGTCGCCGTCGCCGTCCTCGTCCCCGTACACCTGGGGCTCGACCTGCGCGGCGGCACCCAGATCGTCCTGGAGGCCCGCGACTCCGACGCCGCGAAGGCCGACGCGGACACCACCGACCACACCCTCGAAGTGCTGCGCAACCGCGTCGACGCCCTCGGCGTCACCGAGCCCACCCTGACCCGCTCCGGCGAGGACCGCATCATCGTCGACCTGCCCGGCGTCCAGGACCCCCGCGAGGCCGCCGACCTCCTCGGCCGTACCGCCCAGCTCACCTTCCACCCCGTCCTCGGCCTCGCGGACGGCACCGCGGCGGACGGCAAGGGAGCAGACGGCAAGGGAACGGACGGCAAGGGAACGGACGGCGAGGAAGCGGACGGCAAGGTGCTGCGCGACGAGGCCGGGCAGCCGCTGCGCCTCGGGCCCGCCGCGCTCACCGGCGCCGACGTCGCCGACGCCGAGGCGCTCTTCGACACCCAGCAGGCCCGCGGCTGGTTCGTCACCGTCGGCTTCGACGGCGACGGCGGCTCCGGCTGGGCCGGACTGACCGGCGCCGCCGCGTGCGCGCCCCCCGGCGACCAGGCGCGCCGCATCGCCATCGTCCTCGACGGCAAGGTCATCTCCTCGCCCCAGGTCGACCCCGGCGTCGGCTGCCGCACCGGCATCACCGGCGGCTCCACCCAGATCACCGGCGACTTCGGCCGCGACGAGGCCCGCGAACTCGCCCTGCTCGTCAACGGCGGCGCCCTGCCCATGCCGCTGGAGACCGTCGAGCAGCGCACCGTCGGCCCGACCCTCGGCGCCGACGCGATCTCCGCCAGCGCCTGGGCCGCGCTCATCGGCGCCGCCCTCACCTCGGTCTTCATCATCGTCGTCTACCGGCTGCTGGGCTTGCTGGCCACCGTCGCCCTCGCCTGCTACGCGCTGATCTCGTACGCCGCCCTGGCCGCCCTCGGCGCCACCCTCACCCTGCCCGGGCTCGCCGGCTTCGTGCTGGCCATCGGCATGGCCGTGGACGCGAACGTGCTCGTCTTCGAGCGGGCCAGGGAGGAGTACGCCGCCGGCCGGCGGCCGACCGTGCGCACCGCGCTGGCCGGCGGATTCCGCAAGGCGTTCAGCGCCATCGCCGACTCCAACGTCACCACGCTCATCGCCGCCGGGCTGCTCTTCCTC
The Streptomyces sp. CNQ-509 DNA segment above includes these coding regions:
- the secD gene encoding protein translocase subunit SecD: MTRATRVRAVLALAVLALSVAVAVLVPVHLGLDLRGGTQIVLEARDSDAAKADADTTDHTLEVLRNRVDALGVTEPTLTRSGEDRIIVDLPGVQDPREAADLLGRTAQLTFHPVLGLADGTAADGKGADGKGTDGKGTDGEEADGKVLRDEAGQPLRLGPAALTGADVADAEALFDTQQARGWFVTVGFDGDGGSGWAGLTGAAACAPPGDQARRIAIVLDGKVISSPQVDPGVGCRTGITGGSTQITGDFGRDEARELALLVNGGALPMPLETVEQRTVGPTLGADAISASAWAALIGAALTSVFIIVVYRLLGLLATVALACYALISYAALAALGATLTLPGLAGFVLAIGMAVDANVLVFERAREEYAAGRRPTVRTALAGGFRKAFSAIADSNVTTLIAAGLLFLLASGPVRGFGVTLAIGVLASMFSALVVTRVLAEYAAGRRALRVRPGRSGIAGHGRVRAWLVRRDPKLMRHSRRWLALSGVALLLAGSGIVARGLDFGVEFTGGRLIEYATTQPVDADDARAALADAGQPRAVVNTSGDSELTVRTEELSDDEAAEVTAAVDELGGGAEMVRDEMIGPSLGEELRTGAFIALGVVLAAQLVYLAVRFRWTYATSAVAALVHDAVILVGVFAWLGKPIDGVFLAALLTVIGYSVNDSVVLYDRVRELVAADRRKPFRTAANTAILQTLPRTVNTGMGAVFILAALALLGGGALTDFALALLVGIAAGTYSSVFTATPLAIELDAGRRR